Within Planococcus citri chromosome 2, ihPlaCitr1.1, whole genome shotgun sequence, the genomic segment ggaagaaaatttttccacaatttgcgCACGTCCAAAACCTGGGAAGagaattataaaaatacaatttcaaataaatactGAATTTTGAATATGTAATGTCATAATTGAAAGAGTTTCAAGAAAAAGGACCTAAGACCCGCAGCCGAGTTTtgcatagataggtacttacatgattagttaatttttcaccattcaaataattttaaaaatgtacctactgaatgattttttctgaaaagtatgATTTCCCAGAGACATCCTTTGTAGAAAGAAATATTAAAATCGTCTCAACTGATACTTACTCTTGTcctgggaaaattttttcaaacggtAGGCTCAAATCTTCATTTTTGTGAACACTTTGCACATGTTTATCATGAGCATCTAACGAAGTGAAGTGCTGTATGCATTTTCCATTACCATAGGGGCAGCGCAAATAGTCAGGATACGGATCAGGATGattgttcaaaatatgtacatcaagAGCGGACTTTGCTATATAATTTGGAACCGCGGGATTTTCCTTCTGGCATACCAGGCATGttctaaaataggtacataatatgtaacAGAAAATTCCAGAAGCGTTTCTTATTGAAAATAGCATTCTATTTACgaacaaatatgtacattataggtaggtatttgtcaTTGTATTTTATCGTAAGTAGTTATGCCGTATGATTTATTTTACCCATTTTCTGTGGTTAGTTTCTTGTAACAAACTCGCCGTACATGGCCCGAAAGTGAACTCGATGTTGATGTGACGAATCCACAAACTTGGCACTTCCAAGCGTTTTCATCATCGGCGTGAGCAAGGTTCGTATGTTGACTTACTTTTCTAGTATTATCAAACGTCTCATTACAGAATTTGCAACAATATATTCTGGTAAAAATGGACaactaaaattaaaatctgCCAGTAATATATACTAAACATACGTAAGTAAAGGTACGTAAACTCAAGTGACACCGGGTTCCGCTCAACAATACATTCTGGGTTGAATAAGCcttaagtacctatacaaaatagatactataggtacctaactaattCAACTAAACCATCAATtcggaataaaaataaattatgagcTACCTACTCTACGTAGAAAGGTAATTGATTTAGGAAATGGACTTACTTCTTCTTTggcactgaattttttttagaaacacttttgtttttcgtcaattttgaaaCCGTTGCAGACGAAGCCAGGCTTGATTTGTTCGTTGACTGTAACTCCAATACAAACGGCGAGGACTCGAGCGACTTTCTCGACTTTTTAGGGTTACCTTTCTCTTTTCTAGGTTTAGCAACTTGAGCTATTTTCTTCCTCTTCCTAATTTACATAAACGAATTGGTTTTAATTAATGGAATAAGTTCAACAGaagaattgatttgaaaatagccattgaatattttttgagaaagtttgaaaataatctgaataggtaggtataaattcaCTCAAGCAACAAAATTCTACTCTGTAAACTGGATATTTCAGTAGATAAGTTGACATTATATGCTATAATTTTTGAGCCATTTGCATGCAAATAAAAAGAACTTAATTTATAACCTTGTTTTTATTTCCACGTCTTCATTCTGATGACTCCTTTTTTGAGTGGAAACACGGGCGTCATTTTTGGCTGCGAATACGATGTTTTCAAGTTCTGAAATCGGCGAAAGAAGGATATAAGGAGTGGGGAACTTTGAAATAGGTTCCGTCGGAATTGAGAGCTGAGTATTCGCAGTCAAGACATTGCCTTCATTTTGTGTATGAACTATGGAACCGTGACTATCTTGttcatttgaatttgaacaaacaGTACTTGGTGTATTTTGAGATGACAAATTATCGCCACCATCTTCCGCATTCGCTGCTAGTGAATCAAGGCTAGCTTgcatatttgaatttgaaccacCATCCTCATCCGCTGTTTCTACACCTGCAGGCAGCGAAGCTGAAGTATCATTGGGTTCATTCAAACATGAACAGTTGTCTTCATCTTCTTGATGATCAGCTTCGTCTGAACTGATAATACAAATTAGATCATTTGAACTCGAATTGTTGTTTTCAGCTCCTTGTTGAACGTCTCCAGCATTATTAGAATCGGCAGTTTTCACCGGATTTGAACCATTCTCGACATTAATTTCTTCAGTgggaaaagttgaattattcgAACCCGAAGCGTCGTTTCCATCTTCCTGTTGAATAACGTTTGCCTCGTTATTAAAATCAACAGTTTTCACCcaattcgaatcattttcctCGGCTTTTTTATTAGGAAAAGTTGAACTATCAGGACTCAAATAGTTGTCTGCATCTACGCTTTGAATATCTCTCGCTGCATTAATAtctgaaaatttcgttgaaaccGCTTCAGATTCGGCACCATAATCAATTACTATGACATCGCATACATCATCATTTGAACGGCGATCTAATTTACGACCACGCGATAAAATTCTTGGATCCACATTATTCAACTTCCTAGACCTTCTCTTGTTATTCACAGCTGGCGTGACTGATCCATTTACGCTTGATAAAGCATCATAAAGCATCGCAGTTCCACGACTTCGGCTTCGATTTCTTTGAGATGAAATTGGGGTTTGATCAGATACATTAGATAGAGTCGATGTTTTACGCGTAGAAATGCCGGAAGAAAGTGTCACTAGGCCTAATTCTTTTGCAAAATTCACCTTAGGTTTGTTATATTTGGCACGAGGCGAGTCGTCCCTCttattcaaaattgacgaaTTAACTTGGCTATGTTCTGATGAATTCGACGCATTGCTTTCTACGGCTGTAATCGGATTCAGGCCTAGTAAATTTTGAATGGTGTTTTGTTCAGGAGACCCGAAAGGAGAATCCTGCTCAGCGACTCTGACAAATGACGATAAATTTCTTTGGACCTGATCAATTACTTTACAATCGGCTCGCAACGTGCCATACAATTGTTTCAGTGTATAATTCAAAATATCTCTTTGGTAAGTTGTCTTGTAGAGTTGATTCTTCATAATTGATAATTCTGCTTCGAGCGATTCGATTCTACTATTGGCATCGCGGAGTTTTTCATTCGTCGATATCCAACTTGAACGGAATGCATCCACTTGATTCAACACCGAGCTGCAAGGaagcaaaaattatatttaggtaggtaggtaggtaggtatgcataaTGTAAATATGTAGGCAAAAGTGGATAAGCTTAAGTACCATACATGATTACAAATCACCACCATTATTGGCATTCTAATCCAATGTAGACTTGcatgtaaattttataaaataaatattctcgTTCTTATCAGCTGTCATCCCTCAAAACGATGAGTATTTAGATAGGTATTCGTTAGTAGGTAGTTACTAGATGGGTCcactttgacttttttttggaaaattgaaggagGGATTCGATTAAACGTTGTGGGAGGGTGGACCCAAAAAAAACTGTAGGTAAAATTTCGGATCTTCAATATTTGAATCATCACTTTTATACTGggggttcaaattttaaaatttacaatttacgtACCAGTAGgtgcataaaaaatcaaaaaaaattcgaattttttttttgtgttataCATATTAATTTAGAagtaagaaaaatgtttttgaaattttttcacatgcGAGTCttggaaagatgaaaaaagttgatataaaatacaaaaataattctACGACTACGAGtcagacattttaaaaatttttcctgaaGTTAGAGTGGAAATGGTGGCTAATCATGAAAAAACGATCGAAGTTGATTGGATACTACTTCACTAgcaattatatttttaaaaaaaccttgcctgcatataaaaattttacccaccGAGCGAGAGGTCAGTAAGAATTTTTCCACGACAACgccgtggaaaaaatcaagtgacGCGCCAAAGTATACGGCCCGGGAAATAATTAGTTTTTAAGCCGCCAGGCGCCACTCCAGGCGCTAGTACAAGGAAAtgtttatcaaaaaaagaaaatggtaTACAGCGCAGTGGTAGTTGCATACCCACCGACTCGCAGGCGCAGTTTCATAACAACCGGCGACGGCGACGCAACGTCTGGCACTTCACTTACCCTAGTAAGTATcgcattaaaatcaaaattattaatgaTGAAATCATTAGGTACTCATGAATCATCATAGTCAGATCAAATCTTGTAACTTGAGCGAACAATTTTCTTACAATTAATTTGTACCAAccaagaataaaaa encodes:
- the LOC135835666 gene encoding rho GTPase-activating protein gacU-like isoform X2; the protein is MEICDDQTNSVLNQVDAFRSSWISTNEKLRDANSRIESLEAELSIMKNQLYKTTYQRDILNYTLKQLYGTLRADCKVIDQVQRNLSSFVRVAEQDSPFGSPEQNTIQNLLGLNPITAVESNASNSSEHSQVNSSILNKRDDSPRAKYNKPKVNFAKELGLVTLSSGISTRKTSTLSNVSDQTPISSQRNRSRSRGTAMLYDALSSVNGSVTPAVNNKRRSRKLNNVDPRILSRGRKLDRRSNDDVCDVIVIDYGAESEAVSTKFSDINAARDIQSVDADNYLSPDSSTFPNKKAEENDSNWVKTVDFNNEANVIQQEDGNDASGSNNSTFPTEEINVENGSNPVKTADSNNAGDVQQGAENNNSSSNDLICIISSDEADHQEDEDNCSCLNEPNDTSASLPAGVETADEDGGSNSNMQASLDSLAANAEDGGDNLSSQNTPSTVCSNSNEQDSHGSIVHTQNEGNVLTANTQLSIPTEPISKFPTPYILLSPISELENIVFAAKNDARVSTQKRSHQNEDVEIKTRKRKKIAQVAKPRKEKGNPKKSRKSLESSPFVLELQSTNKSSLASSATVSKLTKNKSVSKKNSVPKKKKVSQHTNLAHADDENAWKCQVCGFVTSTSSSLSGHVRRVCYKKLTTENGTCLVCQKENPAVPNYIAKSALDVHILNNHPDPYPDYLRCPYGNGKCIQHFTSLDAHDKHVQSVHKNEDLSLPFEKIFPGQEFWTCANCGKIFFRSAHLIQHAIQAHPGNRKVFSCGLCDFVTAHPTRLQTHSNKHSSDNYKKKGNGNETGKQ
- the LOC135835666 gene encoding uncharacterized protein LOC135835666 isoform X1; its protein translation is MEICDDQTNSVLNQVDAFRSSWISTNEKLRDANSRIESLEAELSIMKNQLYKTTYQRDILNYTLKQLYGTLRADCKVIDQVQRNLSSFVRVAEQDSPFGSPEQNTIQNLLGLNPITAVESNASNSSEHSQVNSSILNKRDDSPRAKYNKPKVNFAKELGLVTLSSGISTRKTSTLSNVSDQTPISSQRNRSRSRGTAMLYDALSSVNGSVTPAVNNKRRSRKLNNVDPRILSRGRKLDRRSNDDVCDVIVIDYGAESEAVSTKFSDINAARDIQSVDADNYLSPDSSTFPNKKAEENDSNWVKTVDFNNEANVIQQEDGNDASGSNNSTFPTEEINVENGSNPVKTADSNNAGDVQQGAENNNSSSNDLICIISSDEADHQEDEDNCSCLNEPNDTSASLPAGVETADEDGGSNSNMQASLDSLAANAEDGGDNLSSQNTPSTVCSNSNEQDSHGSIVHTQNEGNVLTANTQLSIPTEPISKFPTPYILLSPISELENIVFAAKNDARVSTQKRSHQNEDVEIKTRKRKKIAQVAKPRKEKGNPKKSRKSLESSPFVLELQSTNKSSLASSATVSKLTKNKSVSKKNSVPKKKIYCCKFCNETFDNTRKVSQHTNLAHADDENAWKCQVCGFVTSTSSSLSGHVRRVCYKKLTTENGTCLVCQKENPAVPNYIAKSALDVHILNNHPDPYPDYLRCPYGNGKCIQHFTSLDAHDKHVQSVHKNEDLSLPFEKIFPGQEFWTCANCGKIFFRSAHLIQHAIQAHPGNRKVFSCGLCDFVTAHPTRLQTHSNKHSSDNYKKKGNGNETGKQ